A DNA window from Ignavibacteria bacterium contains the following coding sequences:
- a CDS encoding DUF3098 domain-containing protein, with the protein MSKTTVKKTTRPVKKTYSSPFSTYWVKENYYLLILGAVILIAGFFVMSLGKWDNPVSLVVSPILLVIGYLVVLPAAIFFRKKQTSKKADNVPGQS; encoded by the coding sequence ATGTCTAAAACAACTGTTAAGAAAACTACAAGACCCGTAAAAAAAACTTATTCATCCCCTTTTAGCACCTACTGGGTAAAAGAAAATTATTATCTGCTCATACTGGGCGCGGTGATTCTTATTGCGGGCTTTTTCGTAATGTCCCTGGGCAAATGGGATAACCCGGTTTCACTCGTAGTTTCACCCATTCTTCTTGTAATTGGATATCTGGTTGTACTGCCTGCTGCAATTTTTTTCAGGAAAAAACAGACAAGTAAAAAGGCAGACAATGTTCCTGGGCAAAGTTAA
- a CDS encoding EutN/CcmL family microcompartment protein, which produces MFLGKVKGNVISTQKNKYLSGHKLLLVQKVDLDGNFIGSKDVIALDLIDSGIGDTVLVAQEGDAVQQILGHQKAPVNTIIIAIVDDVDVAK; this is translated from the coding sequence ATGTTCCTGGGCAAAGTTAAGGGAAACGTAATCTCAACACAGAAGAACAAGTATCTCTCAGGACATAAGCTTCTTCTGGTTCAAAAAGTAGATCTGGATGGAAATTTCATCGGCAGTAAAGACGTTATTGCCCTTGACCTTATAGATTCCGGCATCGGTGACACCGTTCTGGTAGCACAGGAGGGAGACGCGGTCCAGCAGATCTTAGGACATCAAAAGGCTCCGGTTAATACGATCATTATTGCAATTGTTGATGACGTTGACGTAGCAAAATAA